The Cyanobium sp. ATX 6F1 genome includes a region encoding these proteins:
- a CDS encoding VRR-NUC domain-containing protein, whose amino-acid sequence MAPSPNEYEIQQRIRLSCGRGPVRLWRNNTGALVDQQGRLVRFGLCKGSSDLIGLRMLEVTPEMVGQRIAQFVALEIKTTHGVVSAEQRAFLQLVEQLGGVSAVCCSIEEAEQSLAVTRSIRLSH is encoded by the coding sequence ATGGCCCCCTCACCCAACGAATACGAGATCCAGCAGCGCATCCGCCTGTCCTGCGGCCGAGGGCCGGTGCGGCTCTGGCGCAACAACACCGGTGCCCTGGTCGATCAGCAGGGCCGGCTGGTGCGCTTTGGGCTCTGTAAGGGCAGCAGCGACCTGATCGGCCTGCGAATGCTGGAGGTCACACCCGAGATGGTGGGCCAGCGGATCGCCCAGTTCGTCGCCCTCGAGATCAAGACGACCCACGGTGTCGTCAGCGCTGAGCAGCGGGCCTTTCTGCAACTCGTGGAGCAGCTCGGGGGTGTGTCGGCCGTCTGCTGCTCCATCGAGGAAGCCGAGCAGTCGCTCGCCGTGACCAGATCGATCCGGCTGAGCCACTGA
- a CDS encoding type II toxin-antitoxin system Phd/YefM family antitoxin, giving the protein MDNGMRQVTVAEAKAQLSSLLDVVESGQPVVITRRGKAIAELVPRHAVRDLLPQLQALRNSLPHQATSGVETMRALRDEVGS; this is encoded by the coding sequence ATGGACAACGGCATGAGGCAGGTCACGGTGGCGGAAGCCAAGGCCCAGCTTTCGAGCCTGCTCGACGTGGTGGAGAGCGGCCAGCCGGTGGTGATCACCCGACGCGGCAAGGCCATCGCTGAGCTGGTCCCCAGGCATGCCGTGCGCGATCTCCTGCCCCAGCTGCAGGCTCTGCGGAACTCCCTGCCCCATCAGGCCACCAGCGGCGTGGAGACCATGCGCGCGCTGCGGGATGAAGTCGGCTCCTGA
- a CDS encoding type II toxin-antitoxin system VapC family toxin has protein sequence MLYVDTCVLLAALTPEAHSDTAAAFFEQATAPLAISPWSATELHSALGLKVRTKALSRSQAEAVLLGFERSLAPGLLMLEVEPQDFRNANACLLGWTTALRAADALHLAIASGRGATLCSLDAPFVLAAQQLGLDAQLIGADETSIQA, from the coding sequence ATGCTTTACGTCGATACCTGCGTGCTGTTGGCGGCTCTGACACCGGAGGCCCATTCCGATACCGCAGCGGCATTTTTCGAGCAGGCCACAGCACCACTGGCGATCAGCCCTTGGAGTGCCACCGAGCTCCATTCCGCTCTCGGGCTCAAGGTGCGCACCAAGGCCCTGAGCCGCTCGCAGGCCGAGGCGGTGCTGCTGGGCTTTGAACGCAGCCTGGCCCCAGGTCTTCTGATGCTGGAGGTGGAACCGCAGGACTTCCGTAATGCCAATGCCTGTCTGCTCGGCTGGACCACGGCCCTGCGGGCGGCCGATGCGCTGCACCTGGCGATCGCCTCCGGACGGGGCGCCACCCTCTGCAGCCTGGATGCCCCGTTTGTGCTGGCGGCACAACAGCTGGGGCTCGATGCCCAGTTGATTGGGGCTGACGAAACCTCCATTCAGGCCTGA
- a CDS encoding DEAD/DEAH box helicase, with protein sequence MALIVLRDYQLQLLDDLRTALKSHRRVCAVMPTGAGKGQTIGAIVRGAADKGRRVLVLAHRAELIEQLSATVRAWGLEPDLIVPGHQLQGQQVAVGSVQTVARRLEGHGPKQLPAPDLIIQDEAHHLVAGNVWGRIINAWPGAHLIGKTATPERLDGKGLGVEAGGFFEALVLGPPAAWLVEQGWLARPRVFSWPGARKNKGQGAKLRQRMGEFDLEQAARAFGDRAAVGDAVSHYRRRLHPATAICFCCTIQHAEQLAGAFRTAGIRAAAVSGSTPAEERRRLIAGLGTGEVEVLTSCMIISEGTDIPSVGGAILMRPTASLSLYLQMVGRALRPAPGKGEAVILDHVGNAHRHGLPTDEREWNLAGRKRREGVSIPIKDCPLCFCSCPSAAQQCPDCGHLFLSEERDEQRRGLQQIEGDLVEIVAGAHRPKPRQQQRPRHRSPSAGCRSLEQLQQREQERGYKPGWARHVWAARQRGLQA encoded by the coding sequence ATGGCCCTGATCGTTCTGCGCGACTACCAGCTCCAGCTCCTGGACGATCTCCGCACAGCTCTCAAGAGCCATCGGCGGGTCTGTGCCGTGATGCCCACCGGTGCCGGCAAGGGCCAGACGATCGGCGCGATCGTGCGGGGCGCTGCCGACAAAGGCCGTCGGGTGCTGGTGCTGGCCCACCGGGCCGAGCTGATCGAGCAGCTCAGCGCCACCGTGCGGGCCTGGGGTCTGGAGCCCGACCTGATCGTCCCCGGTCACCAGCTCCAGGGTCAGCAAGTGGCCGTGGGCTCGGTGCAGACCGTGGCCAGGCGGCTGGAGGGGCATGGTCCCAAGCAGCTTCCGGCGCCGGATCTGATCATTCAGGACGAGGCCCACCACCTGGTGGCGGGAAACGTCTGGGGCCGGATCATCAACGCCTGGCCAGGCGCCCACTTGATCGGCAAGACCGCCACCCCCGAGCGACTCGACGGCAAGGGGCTTGGCGTCGAGGCGGGCGGCTTCTTTGAGGCCCTGGTGCTGGGGCCGCCTGCGGCCTGGCTGGTGGAGCAGGGCTGGCTGGCCCGGCCCAGGGTCTTCTCCTGGCCAGGTGCCAGAAAGAACAAGGGGCAAGGCGCCAAGTTGCGTCAGCGGATGGGTGAGTTCGATCTGGAGCAGGCAGCTCGCGCCTTCGGCGATCGGGCTGCCGTCGGCGATGCGGTGTCGCACTACCGCCGCCGGCTGCACCCGGCCACGGCGATCTGTTTCTGCTGCACGATCCAGCACGCCGAGCAACTGGCCGGCGCTTTCCGCACTGCGGGAATTCGCGCCGCCGCGGTCAGTGGCAGCACCCCAGCAGAGGAACGCAGGCGCCTGATTGCCGGACTGGGCACCGGCGAGGTGGAGGTGCTCACCAGCTGCATGATCATTTCCGAGGGCACCGACATCCCCTCGGTGGGCGGGGCGATCCTGATGCGCCCCACCGCCAGCCTGAGCTTGTACTTGCAGATGGTCGGCCGGGCCCTGCGGCCCGCACCAGGCAAGGGCGAGGCGGTGATCCTTGATCACGTCGGCAATGCCCATCGCCACGGGCTGCCCACCGACGAGCGCGAATGGAACCTGGCCGGCCGGAAGCGCCGGGAGGGAGTCTCGATTCCAATCAAGGACTGCCCGCTCTGTTTCTGCAGCTGCCCCAGCGCGGCCCAGCAGTGCCCTGACTGCGGCCACCTGTTCCTCAGTGAGGAGCGCGATGAGCAGCGCCGCGGTCTGCAGCAGATCGAGGGCGATCTGGTCGAAATCGTCGCCGGTGCCCACCGGCCCAAGCCCCGCCAACAGCAGCGGCCACGCCACAGATCGCCCTCGGCCGGCTGCCGCAGCCTCGAGCAGTTGCAGCAGCGGGAGCAGGAGCGGGGCTACAAACCCGGCTGGGCCAGGCATGTCTGGGCTGCCCGGCAGCGGGGTCTTCAGGCCTGA